In Stieleria varia, one genomic interval encodes:
- a CDS encoding beta-propeller fold lactonase family protein encodes MFRRFFPICLTLTCLAMTAATVSPNAAAETLSAYVGTYTDGVSKGIHHFTLDTETGSLSEPRLVAEMKNPSFLAIHPTGQFLYAVGETADQRDGDKDSGSIHAFAIDEATGDLTALNEVVSGGGAPCHINVDAAGNFALVANYSGGNASVFRIDSDGKLGERTALVQHRGASINPRRQKEPHAHSINLDPANRFALVADLGIDKVMVYRFDAAAGTLEERGSADLTPGSGPRHLCFHPNGKFVFVINELKLTISSFQYDANSGTLDPVQTVSTLPESVEDFSGMSTAEVVVHPSGRFLYGSNRGHDSITVCAVDDSTGKLSVQQNLQLDGKTPRNIVIDPSGKFLLVEHQKSNSIVVYKIDAESGKLTKTEHQATVGSPVCIRFMVRQAF; translated from the coding sequence ATGTTTCGTCGTTTTTTTCCCATCTGCCTGACTCTGACTTGCCTCGCAATGACTGCTGCGACGGTCTCCCCGAACGCCGCAGCCGAAACACTCAGCGCATACGTGGGCACCTACACCGACGGAGTCAGCAAAGGAATCCATCACTTCACACTGGACACCGAGACGGGCTCGCTATCTGAACCTCGTTTGGTCGCCGAAATGAAGAACCCGTCGTTCCTGGCGATTCATCCGACCGGGCAATTTCTTTACGCGGTTGGCGAAACGGCAGACCAGCGGGACGGCGACAAGGATTCCGGCAGCATCCATGCATTTGCCATCGACGAGGCCACCGGCGATCTGACCGCGCTCAATGAAGTCGTTTCGGGTGGCGGAGCCCCTTGCCACATCAATGTCGACGCCGCAGGCAACTTTGCTTTGGTCGCCAACTACTCTGGCGGCAATGCGTCAGTGTTCCGGATTGATTCCGATGGAAAGCTAGGGGAGCGCACAGCGCTGGTGCAACATCGTGGCGCCAGCATCAATCCCCGACGACAAAAGGAGCCGCACGCGCACTCGATCAATCTCGACCCCGCCAACCGCTTCGCGCTCGTCGCCGATTTGGGGATCGACAAAGTCATGGTGTACCGGTTTGACGCAGCCGCCGGGACGCTCGAGGAACGCGGCTCGGCGGATTTGACGCCGGGTTCTGGGCCACGCCACTTGTGCTTTCACCCCAATGGCAAATTCGTGTTTGTGATCAACGAGCTGAAACTGACAATCTCCTCATTCCAATACGATGCCAACTCGGGAACACTCGATCCCGTGCAAACGGTTTCAACGCTGCCCGAGTCCGTCGAAGACTTCTCCGGTATGTCCACCGCAGAAGTTGTTGTGCATCCTTCGGGCAGATTCCTGTACGGTTCCAACCGTGGTCACGACAGCATCACGGTCTGTGCCGTAGACGACTCGACGGGCAAACTGTCGGTCCAGCAGAACCTGCAGCTCGACGGCAAGACTCCTCGCAACATCGTCATCGATCCGTCGGGCAAGTTTTTGTTGGTTGAACACCAGAAGTCGAACTCCATCGTCGTCTATAAGATCGACGCCGAATCCGGAAAATTGACCAAGACGGAGCACCAAGCCACCGTCGGTTCCCCAGTTTGCATCCGATTCATGGTACGTCAGGCTTTCTAG